Proteins encoded by one window of Leopardus geoffroyi isolate Oge1 chromosome X, O.geoffroyi_Oge1_pat1.0, whole genome shotgun sequence:
- the GEMIN8 gene encoding gem-associated protein 8, with the protein MAAMAAAWKTTEPWFSHPVYARYWRHYHQAMAWMRSHHNAYRKAVESYLTGPWFLPPAALPRSSYADKAGSPWPPRDRPPAPPDSRRGHSHTRRSGQRPRACATEERARPAEEEADSESDGGVECDVSNMEITEELRQYFAETERHREERRRQQQLDAQRLDDYVNADHGLYYCTRRSVEPPSERPGERRQAEMKRLYGDSAAKIQAMEAAVQLSFDKHCDRKQPKYWPVIPLKF; encoded by the exons ATGGCAGCAAtg GCGGCAGCCTGGAAAACTAcggagccttggttttctcatcccGTATACGCAAGATACTGGCGACACTACCATCAGGCGATGGCCTGGATGCGAAGCCACCATAATGCCTACAGGAAGGCCGTGGAGTCTTACCTCACCGGCCCGTGGTTCTTGCCTCCTGCGGCTCTCCCCAGAAGCTCTTACGCTGACAAGGCCGGGTCTCCTTGGCCCCCTCGTgaccgccccccagcccccccggACTCGCGCCGCGGCCACTCACATACTAGAAGGTCCGGGCAGCGTCCGCGGGCCTGCGCGACAGAAGAGCGGGCTCGGCCCgcagaggaggaggcagacagCGAGTCGGACGGGGGCGTGGAGTGCGACGTGAGCAACATGGAGATCACCGAGGAGCTGCGCCAGTACTTCGCAGAGACCGAGCGGCACCGGGAGGAGCGAC GGCGGCAGCAGCAGCTGGACGCCCAGCGCCTGGACGACTACGTGAACGCCGACCACGGCCTGTACTACTGCACCCGGCGCTCGGTGGAGCCCCCCTCCGAGAGGCCCGGCGAGCGGCGCCAGGCCGAGATGAAGCGCCTGTACGGGGACAGCGCCGCCAAGATCCAGGCCATGGAGGCCGCCGTGCAGCTGAGCTTCGACAAGCACTGTGACAGGAAGCAGCCCAAATACTGGCCGGTCATTCCGCTCAAGTTCTGA